In one window of Leptospira sp. GIMC2001 DNA:
- a CDS encoding rhodanese-like domain-containing protein encodes MSVPEIDTPSLKKRLDLRANGDDKFYLLDVRNPHEQDIALIPGTDLLIPVTELESRIDELEAWKKEGTEVLVYCRSGGRSGNAVRILMENGILNCKNVAGGTLAYSDLVDPNMEKY; translated from the coding sequence ATGAGTGTTCCAGAAATTGATACTCCTAGTTTGAAAAAAAGATTGGATCTTCGTGCAAATGGGGATGATAAATTTTATTTGTTAGATGTTAGAAATCCGCATGAACAGGATATTGCACTGATTCCTGGAACGGATCTTTTGATTCCGGTCACTGAACTCGAGAGTCGAATTGACGAATTGGAAGCTTGGAAGAAAGAAGGAACGGAAGTTCTTGTCTATTGTCGATCAGGTGGAAGATCGGGCAACGCAGTTCGGATTCTAATGGAAAATGGCATTTTGAATTGCAAAAATGTTGCTGGTGGAACTCTCGCCTATTCTGATTTAGTCGATCCAAATATGGAAAAATATTAA
- a CDS encoding DUF445 family protein: MKIDVNTVDSWYRKLLIVLSVGLGGVDYFIIEPHPIVHALFVVSMAGVVGYFTNFLAIRMLFQPKQGKVLGWEGLVPKNKQKIAVSLGNSIQNRLLHPEILMSYIYEKNLVEVALQKLAHQVDEAIRNEEIRQKITSKIVSILKEKGPEIITQLFDLSEDAIKSFAQSPEEVTKIWNYARIRIFEYIQSEDNRKKIAERVRVVILQEIPRLSSALNDGLEDYLSAKRALGSIGMGVKKLVSFNEEAIANLLETFIQDPETSDQFMNMMDQIMNGFQEKLNSPETQAVIMEKLDEWLDQLADYARVNILPKGIERLQVYLDDEENWKEIDNYFFRMIEWVKNRLMEFMNSEEGKDYLKLNLGKIVHQINVTRLVETQVMKLDTDDLEKMILDNTGGNLVVIQVLGGILGMIAGLIQVNVLFAAPVGILMLVVYFAHSKNKRLYEKAGGLTQQPKPGA; this comes from the coding sequence ATGAAGATAGATGTCAATACAGTAGATAGTTGGTATAGAAAATTATTGATCGTTCTATCTGTCGGATTGGGAGGTGTTGACTATTTCATCATAGAACCTCATCCCATAGTTCATGCTTTGTTTGTTGTATCCATGGCGGGAGTTGTTGGATATTTTACAAACTTTCTTGCTATACGTATGCTTTTCCAACCGAAGCAAGGTAAAGTTCTAGGTTGGGAGGGACTTGTTCCAAAAAATAAGCAGAAAATCGCTGTTAGTTTAGGGAATTCGATTCAGAATCGACTTTTGCATCCGGAAATTCTTATGAGCTATATCTACGAAAAAAACCTCGTTGAAGTAGCTCTTCAAAAATTAGCTCATCAAGTAGACGAAGCGATCCGTAATGAAGAAATTCGCCAAAAAATCACGAGCAAAATCGTTTCAATCTTAAAAGAAAAAGGTCCTGAAATCATTACACAACTTTTCGACTTATCGGAAGATGCAATAAAGAGTTTTGCACAAAGTCCTGAAGAAGTAACCAAAATTTGGAATTACGCAAGAATTAGAATATTCGAATATATTCAATCGGAGGACAATAGAAAAAAAATCGCAGAAAGAGTGCGAGTGGTAATCTTACAAGAAATTCCGCGACTTTCGTCAGCACTCAACGATGGATTAGAGGACTATTTATCGGCTAAGCGAGCGCTTGGATCCATTGGTATGGGTGTCAAGAAATTGGTTTCCTTCAATGAAGAAGCTATTGCGAATTTATTAGAGACATTTATTCAAGATCCGGAGACATCTGACCAATTCATGAATATGATGGATCAGATCATGAATGGATTTCAAGAGAAACTGAATTCACCCGAAACGCAAGCAGTCATAATGGAAAAATTGGATGAATGGCTTGATCAACTTGCAGATTATGCTCGAGTCAATATTTTACCCAAGGGAATTGAGAGATTGCAGGTATATCTAGATGATGAGGAAAATTGGAAAGAAATTGATAACTATTTCTTTCGTATGATCGAATGGGTTAAGAATCGATTGATGGAATTTATGAACTCTGAAGAAGGTAAGGATTATCTAAAATTGAACCTTGGTAAAATTGTTCACCAAATCAATGTCACTCGACTTGTTGAGACACAGGTAATGAAGTTAGATACGGACGATTTGGAAAAAATGATCTTGGATAACACAGGTGGAAACTTAGTAGTAATTCAAGTACTTGGTGGAATTTTGGGAATGATTGCTGGACTAATTCAAGTCAATGTATTGTTCGCAGCTCCTGTTGGAATATTGATGTTGGTAGTTTATTTTGCACATTCGAAGAACAAACGACTATATGAAAAGGCTGGTGGTCTAACCCAACAACCCAAGCCCGGGGCTTAA
- a CDS encoding SDR family NAD(P)-dependent oxidoreductase, which yields MKKKAYITGASSGIGREFALQLMNSYDLVLIARNPDQLKLLASEIQKLNDLCKVQIESLDLTKYEDLSKASNLIANDLSLGILINNAGFGTVGEFATLDIEKEQNQIHLNINALVQLTHSALNNFKSQKSGSIVNVASIAGYLPAPFSATYAATKAFVCSFTESIHEEAKQYGIHIQSLCPGLTHSDFHQRAGIDKSSFPNIMWMKAEDVVKESLKSIKKNQAVCIPGAVNQTAVGLMAMVPTGLTRRIAGQLMKK from the coding sequence ATGAAGAAGAAAGCTTATATAACAGGTGCCTCATCTGGAATTGGTAGGGAATTCGCTCTACAACTTATGAATTCTTATGACTTAGTATTGATTGCAAGAAATCCAGATCAATTAAAACTTCTTGCCTCAGAGATTCAAAAATTAAATGATTTATGCAAAGTTCAAATTGAATCTTTAGATCTTACTAAATACGAAGATTTGTCCAAAGCGTCCAATCTAATCGCAAATGATCTCAGTTTAGGAATCCTTATCAATAATGCAGGATTTGGTACCGTTGGAGAATTCGCAACACTCGATATAGAAAAAGAACAGAATCAGATTCATTTGAATATAAATGCATTGGTTCAACTCACTCATTCAGCTCTCAATAATTTCAAAAGTCAAAAATCTGGCAGCATTGTTAACGTTGCATCAATTGCGGGATACTTACCTGCACCATTTAGCGCAACTTATGCGGCAACTAAAGCATTTGTTTGTAGTTTTACTGAGTCCATTCACGAAGAAGCAAAACAATATGGAATCCATATACAATCATTATGCCCTGGATTAACTCATTCTGATTTTCATCAGAGAGCAGGAATCGATAAATCCTCATTTCCAAATATCATGTGGATGAAGGCTGAGGATGTGGTCAAAGAGTCTCTGAAATCGATCAAGAAAAATCAAGCAGTCTGTATTCCAGGAGCTGTCAATCAAACGGCCGTCGGTCTTATGGCGATGGTTCCTACTGGATTGACTCGAAGGATTGCTGGGCAATTGATGAAGAAATGA
- a CDS encoding GNAT family N-acetyltransferase has protein sequence MQIKKIDPDDLTILLWLVEIEKICFPDSAWNKEQILSQIKTHESFVLFDQEIPRSYLFPLVNPWEIEILRVATDPDYRNKSYAFSILKYFIDNHNSCPCFLEVAQNNKNAIKLYESLGFQLVDKRKGYYHDGIDALIYCRKGMN, from the coding sequence ATGCAGATAAAAAAAATAGATCCCGATGATCTGACAATCTTGCTCTGGCTTGTGGAGATAGAGAAAATATGTTTTCCCGATTCTGCTTGGAACAAAGAGCAGATTTTATCGCAGATAAAAACTCATGAAAGTTTTGTTCTATTCGATCAAGAAATTCCTAGGAGTTATCTATTCCCTCTTGTTAATCCTTGGGAAATCGAAATCCTCAGAGTCGCAACCGATCCTGATTATAGGAACAAATCTTACGCTTTTTCGATTTTGAAATATTTTATTGATAATCACAACTCTTGCCCTTGTTTTCTTGAAGTTGCTCAGAACAATAAAAATGCAATCAAATTGTATGAATCCTTAGGATTCCAGTTAGTAGACAAACGAAAGGGCTATTATCATGATGGTATTGATGCTCTGATCTATTGCAGAAAAGGAATGAATTGA
- a CDS encoding tetratricopeptide repeat protein → MAKRNWDKKQNQNTVDFEDVEKWKVTLALNEAELKALDKSIRNMVNRTSQAGALSWKIAQAYMKASNYEMGLRYYQRAIDESDSASESASSFKSTGEVETNSGTRMAYWESSLPYFNKSLVYKKIDKELLFQAGLAYANASRNMGWEPERRSRAIDLFTSLSQLDPLDSRFPYQLALIYFDSSVSSGSWAIQESYNQEGLAFSLLNEILKKEPENVPVRFARANFLYRIGKTSDAYNEYRTIRSTIEAIDARGEIRGGLEKNSSYINVLKNLEQLESGKR, encoded by the coding sequence ATGGCAAAGAGAAATTGGGACAAGAAGCAAAATCAGAACACAGTTGACTTCGAAGATGTTGAGAAATGGAAAGTAACCCTAGCTCTCAATGAAGCGGAACTTAAGGCATTGGACAAAAGCATTCGTAACATGGTCAATCGAACATCACAAGCTGGGGCATTGTCTTGGAAGATTGCTCAAGCCTATATGAAAGCAAGCAATTATGAAATGGGGTTACGTTACTACCAACGTGCAATTGATGAATCCGACTCAGCATCTGAATCAGCTTCAAGTTTTAAAAGTACAGGAGAAGTGGAGACGAATTCTGGGACACGAATGGCGTATTGGGAATCTTCACTTCCTTACTTTAATAAATCATTAGTTTACAAAAAAATTGATAAAGAATTGCTATTTCAAGCGGGTCTCGCTTATGCCAATGCTTCACGAAACATGGGATGGGAACCAGAAAGAAGATCGAGAGCCATTGATCTTTTTACATCACTGTCCCAATTAGATCCTTTGGATAGTAGATTTCCTTACCAACTTGCGTTGATCTATTTTGATTCATCTGTTTCGAGTGGATCTTGGGCAATACAAGAATCCTACAATCAAGAAGGATTGGCTTTCAGTCTACTAAATGAAATCTTAAAAAAAGAACCTGAAAATGTTCCCGTACGTTTTGCACGAGCCAATTTCCTCTATCGAATTGGTAAGACCAGTGATGCATACAATGAATACCGTACAATTCGTTCGACAATTGAGGCAATTGATGCAAGAGGTGAGATTCGAGGTGGCTTGGAAAAAAATAGTTCCTATATCAATGTTTTAAAGAATCTCGAACAATTGGAATCTGGAAAAAGATAA
- a CDS encoding DNA-processing protein DprA has product MELQDPYLFRHFNSKQYAYSFFGKSNVRTFIYKNGLLDKAKSLHELGELVLNYLDRKIAQEWILEGERCDEIYKSKGATFVSYYDPLYPNLLKEIYDPPLVLFCIGSIEVLKSDFIAIVGTRKASPVSLFATNQLVHSIFIDSLKNQLNRDSTCIQQDFFHEVNLKDSLGGKGIVSGMALGIDREAMATAIDLGLPTLGILGTPVYTEYPYSNRSLYAKMKNSKNGLLVSELLPYDHYAKWTFPMRNRIITGIAKSVYLMETPAQSGAMSSANNAIEQNKEIFIFDHPIQFNNDGGKNLLEDGANPIQFPDLGIRGNIFHITELMNQSKYQLYQDLVVQLKLDENSGKAKNLGGGYYFIF; this is encoded by the coding sequence TTGGAACTTCAAGACCCGTATCTATTTCGCCATTTTAACAGTAAACAATATGCTTATTCTTTTTTTGGTAAATCAAATGTAAGAACTTTTATTTACAAGAATGGACTTCTGGATAAAGCTAAAAGTTTACATGAATTAGGTGAATTGGTATTGAATTATCTTGATCGCAAAATTGCTCAAGAATGGATTCTGGAAGGCGAAAGATGTGATGAGATTTACAAAAGCAAGGGAGCAACTTTTGTTAGCTATTACGATCCCTTATATCCAAATTTGCTAAAGGAAATTTATGATCCACCGTTAGTTCTATTCTGTATTGGTTCTATTGAAGTTTTAAAATCAGATTTTATAGCAATTGTGGGAACAAGAAAAGCATCGCCTGTTTCTCTCTTTGCTACCAATCAATTGGTACACTCCATATTTATTGATTCTCTGAAAAATCAATTGAACCGAGATTCTACATGCATTCAACAAGACTTTTTCCATGAAGTAAATTTGAAAGATTCCTTAGGTGGAAAGGGAATTGTATCGGGAATGGCATTGGGAATTGACAGGGAAGCTATGGCAACTGCTATAGATCTCGGATTGCCTACGCTTGGAATTCTTGGGACTCCAGTTTATACGGAATATCCGTATTCAAACAGAAGTTTATATGCAAAAATGAAAAATTCAAAAAATGGTTTGCTGGTATCAGAATTGTTACCGTACGATCATTACGCCAAGTGGACTTTTCCAATGCGTAATAGAATTATTACAGGAATCGCTAAGTCCGTTTATCTTATGGAGACACCGGCTCAGAGTGGGGCAATGTCTTCTGCCAACAACGCCATTGAACAGAACAAAGAAATATTTATTTTCGATCATCCAATACAATTTAATAATGATGGTGGTAAGAATCTACTTGAGGATGGGGCGAATCCGATTCAGTTTCCTGATCTTGGAATTCGAGGTAATATATTCCATATTACAGAATTAATGAATCAATCAAAATATCAGCTTTACCAGGATTTAGTCGTTCAACTTAAGTTAGACGAAAATTCTGGTAAAGCGAAGAATCTTGGTGGTGGCTACTATTTCATATTTTGA
- a CDS encoding calcium/sodium antiporter, producing MEEWIIHTIQSLPMYAILAVIVVSILTLGKGADLLVDEAVVLSLKWGVPKILIGATIVSLGTTLPEATVSVMAAMSGNPDIALGNAVGSIICDTGLILGIAILISPPTIDKALLNRQGLLQFGSGLLLILACLPYTNLSQVFTVGGNLPQAIGFVFLFLLALYMYYSIKWATKKEIKEQMEESTDKEELKSPTYVVIAKLALGVALVILSSKALIPAVEETAIRFSIPKSIISATLVAFGTSLPELVTAISAARKGHGELALGNIIGADILNVLFVAGAAAAVTTGGLKADESFFIFFFPAMLFVLVVFRLSVFLSKQKIQRPFGFVLLGTYLLVTVLSYFQNMK from the coding sequence ATGGAAGAATGGATCATTCACACAATTCAATCGTTACCGATGTATGCAATCCTCGCAGTCATCGTTGTCTCAATTCTCACCTTGGGTAAAGGTGCGGATCTACTTGTTGATGAGGCAGTAGTGCTCTCTCTGAAATGGGGGGTTCCGAAAATTCTCATTGGTGCGACAATTGTAAGTCTTGGAACAACTCTTCCAGAAGCAACCGTATCCGTTATGGCAGCAATGTCAGGCAATCCAGATATTGCATTGGGCAACGCAGTAGGATCAATCATTTGCGATACTGGTCTTATTCTAGGAATAGCAATTCTAATTTCACCACCTACTATTGATAAGGCGCTATTGAATAGACAAGGACTTTTACAATTTGGATCCGGACTTTTGCTAATTCTAGCCTGTCTACCTTATACAAATCTCTCTCAAGTTTTTACAGTTGGTGGGAATTTACCTCAAGCCATAGGATTTGTATTCTTGTTTCTACTAGCTCTGTATATGTATTATTCGATCAAATGGGCTACAAAAAAAGAAATCAAAGAGCAAATGGAAGAAAGCACAGACAAAGAAGAATTAAAATCTCCAACCTATGTCGTAATAGCCAAATTGGCATTAGGTGTTGCTCTGGTAATTCTTTCTTCAAAAGCATTGATTCCTGCGGTTGAGGAAACTGCTATAAGATTTTCGATTCCTAAATCGATTATCAGTGCAACATTGGTTGCCTTTGGAACATCCCTTCCTGAATTGGTGACTGCAATTTCTGCTGCAAGAAAAGGACATGGCGAATTAGCCTTGGGGAATATTATTGGAGCGGACATTTTGAACGTTCTCTTTGTTGCAGGTGCTGCAGCTGCCGTTACAACTGGTGGATTAAAAGCAGATGAAAGCTTTTTCATTTTCTTTTTTCCAGCAATGTTATTTGTTTTAGTTGTGTTTAGATTGAGTGTATTCCTTTCTAAGCAGAAAATCCAAAGACCTTTCGGATTCGTTCTGCTTGGAACTTATCTCCTAGTTACGGTTCTAAGCTATTTTCAAAATATGAAATAG
- a CDS encoding aminotransferase class I/II-fold pyridoxal phosphate-dependent enzyme has product MVPEYIGYADQTIHSGNIVSLPPLVDLHGTNRFRYLPDMNRIEARINKGDIGAVCLSRPTNPSGNVISWTDIESIYEMAQDKNIPFLIDNAYGFPFPNILFTEPTIRWRPGMVHVLSLSKLGLPGARTGIVVASKEIISVISEISAVMNLANGNLGPAMIEDLIRDGSIYKMSTNIIKPFYQKQSKEVIDMIDTIFKPNIEYRIHESLGALFLWIWFPNLKMSSREIYREAKARGVFIIDGENFFPGLEEEFSHQKQCIRLTYSRTLSEVKRGIEILQNVLT; this is encoded by the coding sequence ATGGTTCCAGAATATATTGGTTATGCTGATCAGACAATACACTCTGGAAACATCGTATCCTTACCGCCTCTCGTCGATCTCCATGGCACCAATCGTTTTCGCTATCTTCCAGATATGAATCGAATTGAAGCAAGAATCAATAAGGGAGACATTGGAGCCGTTTGTTTATCTAGACCAACCAATCCATCAGGCAATGTGATTTCATGGACTGATATAGAAAGTATTTATGAGATGGCTCAAGATAAAAATATCCCATTTTTAATTGACAATGCCTATGGATTTCCCTTCCCTAACATTCTTTTCACGGAACCCACGATTCGTTGGCGACCGGGAATGGTTCATGTCTTGAGCCTATCTAAACTTGGCTTGCCTGGAGCGAGAACCGGAATTGTGGTTGCTTCTAAAGAAATTATCTCGGTAATTTCCGAGATTTCTGCAGTAATGAATCTAGCTAACGGAAATTTGGGTCCGGCTATGATTGAAGATTTAATTAGAGATGGAAGTATCTATAAAATGTCGACAAACATCATAAAGCCTTTTTACCAAAAACAAAGTAAAGAGGTTATTGATATGATTGATACGATTTTTAAACCGAATATTGAGTATAGAATTCACGAAAGTCTCGGGGCACTATTTCTATGGATTTGGTTTCCCAATCTGAAGATGAGCAGCAGAGAAATATATCGAGAAGCAAAGGCTCGCGGCGTATTCATAATAGATGGAGAAAACTTTTTTCCTGGATTGGAGGAAGAATTTTCTCACCAAAAGCAGTGCATTCGGTTGACATATTCAAGAACTCTATCAGAAGTTAAAAGAGGCATAGAAATTTTGCAAAATGTCCTAACCTAA
- a CDS encoding TetR/AcrR family transcriptional regulator has product MGKLAHSNLKLMKTESKLLWIQKGYELIAKEGIAGLKIEPLAKEIGISKSSFYHLFIDLENFLEQLLDYHLEQSKILSEKELNCKRIDPDLIEVLVFHKLDLLFNRQLRIHRDKPKFNDALNKSNSIVGESFVIIWMKDLNLRLSPLQMQSIFELALENFFLQITFENLNIEWLSKYFENLKRITQNLV; this is encoded by the coding sequence ATGGGGAAATTAGCTCATTCCAATCTCAAATTAATGAAAACCGAAAGCAAACTTCTATGGATCCAGAAGGGGTATGAGCTCATTGCAAAAGAAGGAATCGCTGGACTCAAAATTGAGCCGCTTGCAAAGGAAATTGGGATTAGTAAATCATCCTTTTATCATCTTTTTATTGACTTGGAAAATTTTCTTGAGCAGCTATTGGATTATCATTTAGAACAATCCAAAATACTATCGGAAAAAGAACTAAACTGCAAGCGTATAGATCCAGATCTAATTGAGGTTCTGGTATTTCATAAACTAGATTTACTTTTTAACAGACAGCTAAGAATACATAGAGACAAACCAAAATTCAATGATGCTCTGAATAAATCTAATTCTATTGTCGGTGAATCATTTGTAATTATTTGGATGAAGGATTTGAACCTTCGATTAAGTCCCCTTCAGATGCAGAGCATTTTCGAATTAGCTCTAGAAAACTTTTTTTTGCAGATTACATTCGAAAATCTTAATATAGAATGGCTTTCGAAATATTTTGAAAATCTAAAAAGAATCACTCAGAATTTGGTTTAG
- a CDS encoding DegT/DnrJ/EryC1/StrS family aminotransferase yields the protein MAPDLLERRQPKNQDIEYLKPTLSREDLKGVLECLAADNLSTGQIVEKFEKSFSSTFRFKFSLSVNSLTSAYHCALQTLGVGEGDRVLLSDLGSISALDAIFLLKAKPILVDVARNSFHMDPELFQSKLAEHNPKVVILDHSFGSLIDAKHYPVPEEVSILEDFSEAMGGMSETIAIGKQGKLSICGLQVENVITTGNGAMIVTSDSELNQKLRTMVFGRSKIRNLSEPKFDYNLIDYQAALGIEQLSKLGVLLERKKKIAHSYLQAVSNSRIETYFKNPSEDSFNRFPIVVTSGSYDEVKRYFDSIHIGTMRVIDEPLHAILEENKTDYPNTERLYQRGHCIPVYPNLTKDNVLRISNAIRRIY from the coding sequence ATGGCACCGGATTTACTAGAAAGAAGACAACCGAAGAATCAGGATATTGAATACCTTAAGCCTACTCTCTCCAGAGAAGACCTAAAAGGTGTGCTCGAATGTCTCGCGGCAGACAATTTATCCACAGGGCAAATTGTTGAAAAATTCGAGAAATCTTTTTCTTCAACGTTTCGATTCAAATTCTCATTGAGCGTTAATAGCTTGACTTCTGCCTATCATTGCGCTTTGCAAACTTTGGGAGTCGGTGAAGGTGATCGAGTCCTTTTGTCTGATCTGGGAAGTATATCTGCACTTGATGCAATTTTTTTACTAAAAGCCAAACCAATCCTTGTAGACGTTGCAAGAAATTCTTTCCATATGGATCCGGAATTGTTCCAGTCCAAGCTTGCAGAACACAATCCAAAAGTTGTTATTCTTGATCATAGTTTCGGTAGCCTAATCGATGCTAAACATTATCCTGTTCCCGAAGAAGTTTCTATTTTGGAAGATTTCTCGGAAGCCATGGGTGGAATGAGCGAGACGATTGCAATTGGTAAGCAAGGTAAGTTATCCATTTGCGGATTGCAAGTGGAGAACGTGATCACAACAGGCAATGGTGCAATGATTGTGACCTCAGATTCAGAATTGAATCAAAAGTTGCGCACAATGGTATTTGGTAGATCCAAAATTAGAAATCTATCCGAGCCAAAATTCGATTACAATCTTATTGATTATCAAGCGGCTCTGGGAATTGAGCAACTTTCTAAGTTAGGCGTTTTGCTTGAGCGAAAGAAAAAAATCGCACACTCTTATCTGCAAGCTGTTTCCAATTCTAGAATTGAGACCTATTTCAAGAATCCTTCCGAAGACAGTTTCAATCGCTTTCCCATTGTTGTAACTTCTGGAAGCTATGACGAAGTAAAAAGATATTTTGATTCTATACATATTGGAACGATGCGTGTTATAGATGAACCTTTGCATGCTATTCTCGAAGAGAATAAAACTGATTATCCCAATACGGAAAGACTCTATCAAAGAGGTCATTGCATTCCTGTTTATCCTAACCTAACTAAAGATAATGTTTTGAGAATTTCCAATGCCATTCGGAGAATCTATTAA
- a CDS encoding cryptochrome/photolyase family protein: protein MAFYREIHKYKPQDTKSIKRWVFVLYDQLSWLNPLLTPSDSIATPGDSIVREEICLVFIETSAKPSKRSYHKQKLVMLLSSMRHFALEAAELGYSIIYHFDQVGYANGLNSIAKLYQISAFDCLEIQEYEVEDELKNLGSKLIYHSNNLYLSSKEDFYEVFPDSKEARKKYLQEKFYRYMRIKLNVLLDPNSPKTNPKPLGGKWNLDHENRSNWKKSESTPKPIPWIKPDSITDEVIQLVENKYADHFGNLKDFGWPVNRSDALIWLEHFVQHSLINFGKYEDAMDFEEEYLFHSMLSPLIHLGLLHPLEVVHRVIEEYNKNHSINDPIPLSSIEGFIRQIIGWREYMRHVYQENRETYQSTNYFNFTSNLPDLYWNPDLGMACFQSIISTVLNRGYSHHITRLMVLSNFANLLGVDPHRLNDWFWIAYVDAFEWVVTPNVVGMGTYADGGICSTKPYVASANYIKKMAPSYCKNCKYDATELLGDTACPFNALYWNFIGENEEFYSYSGRTDFALANWKTFTDEKKSQIRQQASAIRKKFLNQ from the coding sequence ATGGCTTTTTACAGAGAAATTCATAAATACAAACCGCAAGATACCAAGTCTATAAAGCGATGGGTTTTTGTTCTCTATGATCAATTGTCTTGGTTAAATCCACTTCTTACACCAAGTGATTCAATTGCTACACCTGGCGATTCCATTGTTCGCGAAGAAATCTGTTTGGTATTTATCGAAACATCTGCAAAGCCAAGTAAGAGATCGTATCATAAACAGAAATTAGTAATGTTATTGAGTAGCATGCGTCATTTTGCTCTCGAAGCAGCTGAGCTTGGTTACTCGATTATCTATCACTTTGATCAGGTCGGATATGCAAATGGACTTAATTCCATTGCAAAGCTATACCAAATCTCAGCTTTTGATTGTTTGGAGATTCAAGAATACGAAGTTGAAGATGAATTGAAGAACCTAGGTTCAAAATTGATTTATCATTCGAACAATTTGTATCTATCATCGAAGGAAGATTTTTACGAAGTTTTCCCTGATTCCAAAGAAGCTCGAAAGAAATATCTCCAAGAGAAATTCTATCGCTATATGCGAATCAAGTTGAACGTTCTCCTTGATCCCAATTCGCCTAAGACCAATCCAAAGCCTTTAGGTGGCAAATGGAATCTGGATCATGAGAATCGTTCGAATTGGAAAAAATCTGAATCGACTCCCAAACCAATACCTTGGATTAAACCGGATTCCATAACCGACGAAGTAATCCAATTGGTGGAAAATAAATATGCAGACCATTTCGGAAATCTCAAAGATTTTGGTTGGCCTGTAAATCGATCAGATGCTTTGATTTGGCTTGAACATTTTGTCCAGCATTCACTTATAAATTTTGGAAAGTATGAAGATGCAATGGATTTTGAAGAGGAATACCTTTTTCATTCGATGCTAAGTCCGCTGATTCATTTGGGATTGCTTCATCCCCTAGAAGTTGTGCATCGAGTTATTGAAGAATACAATAAGAATCATTCAATAAATGATCCAATTCCCTTATCTTCCATAGAGGGCTTTATTCGCCAAATCATAGGTTGGCGAGAGTATATGCGGCATGTTTATCAAGAGAATCGCGAAACCTATCAATCAACAAATTATTTCAATTTTACATCAAACTTACCAGACCTGTACTGGAATCCAGATCTGGGAATGGCCTGCTTCCAATCCATAATATCCACAGTTCTCAATAGGGGATATAGTCATCACATAACTAGACTTATGGTATTGTCGAATTTCGCGAACCTGCTGGGTGTTGATCCTCATAGATTGAATGATTGGTTCTGGATTGCATATGTGGATGCATTCGAATGGGTTGTAACTCCCAATGTAGTTGGAATGGGAACTTATGCGGATGGAGGAATTTGTTCTACAAAGCCTTATGTGGCATCAGCCAATTATATCAAGAAAATGGCTCCTAGTTATTGCAAGAATTGTAAATATGATGCAACAGAATTACTCGGTGATACGGCTTGTCCATTCAATGCACTCTATTGGAATTTTATCGGTGAGAATGAAGAATTTTATTCCTATTCAGGAAGAACAGATTTTGCCTTAGCGAACTGGAAGACATTTACAGATGAGAAAAAATCGCAGATTCGACAACAAGCATCTGCGATTAGGAAAAAATTTCTGAATCAGTAA
- a CDS encoding four-helix bundle copper-binding protein — MNRKEFIRNATVGVATVGIVSALSAQEHKHNMPATKSNKKYSKALMSAIHCKLAAEICLSHCIEEMGKGDKTLLGCATSTRETIAICDSFIQIASQDSKFTKKTAGLCAEICKNCAAECKKHAEHHAICKECMDSCLSCAKEMAALS, encoded by the coding sequence ATGAACAGAAAAGAATTTATTCGTAACGCAACTGTTGGAGTAGCAACTGTCGGTATTGTGAGTGCACTCTCAGCTCAAGAACACAAACACAATATGCCTGCTACAAAATCCAATAAGAAATACTCAAAGGCATTGATGTCAGCTATTCATTGTAAGCTTGCAGCAGAAATTTGTTTATCCCATTGTATTGAGGAAATGGGAAAAGGAGACAAAACACTGCTCGGTTGTGCGACATCCACTAGAGAGACAATAGCGATCTGCGACTCATTCATTCAGATTGCATCTCAAGATTCCAAATTTACAAAAAAGACGGCTGGCTTGTGCGCTGAAATCTGTAAGAATTGTGCTGCAGAATGCAAAAAGCACGCAGAACACCATGCCATCTGTAAAGAGTGTATGGATTCTTGTTTATCTTGCGCAAAAGAAATGGCAGCATTAAGTTGA